In the genome of Plasmodium chabaudi chabaudi strain AS genome assembly, chromosome: 6, one region contains:
- a CDS encoding fam-c protein, which yields MNKRIFILVCIVLYALLAVSIHCSEQKEYGLRSRIIRAIKQIKRSNKKNGIKSKHET from the exons atgaataaaaggatatttattttagttTGTATAGTCTTGTATGCCCTTTTGGCTGTATCAATACATTGCTCCGAACAGAAA GAATATGGCTTAAGAAGTAGAATTATTCGTGCGATCaagcaaataaaaagaagtaacaaaaaaaatggtataAAGTCCAAACACGAAAcctaa